The genomic region CCAGCTTTTCGACCTCGGACATTTTTTTGGAATATTCCCGCAGCAAAATATGGCTGGCCAATGCCCCGCGCGTCCCCCCCAAGTGAATGCGTCCCGTCGTAATCTCATACTGGCTGGTAAAACCGATCAGCACATCGGCGGCGGGCGTGGCGGGCACCTTGCTTTCAAATTCCGCCAGCGTCCGCTCAAAATCCAGCACGGCATTGCTGGAATTCCAGCGTCCCATCCCGACTAATTCCAGCTTGAGACCGCAATGATATTCTAAAATCAAGGAAGCCGCGGCCAGCCGTTGACGCAGTTTTTTTTCCCAGACGGGCTGCGCGGCGCGCTCATCGTCATCCACATACATGAACACCCGGATCGCGGACGTGGGCCGGGGCTTGGCGGCGGGGGTGTCATCCCGCGCCAAGAGCGGCGCGGCCACGCGCGGGACCCGCCACTGCGGTGCCGCGGGCAATTGCACCTGCTGCAACTGGGTTTGGCCATCGGCCGTTCCCACCCAGGCATAAATGCCGTAGAGTTCCACCGCAAAAGGGGTGGTCACCGGGCGTAAGCCATGCAGGGTGGCTCCCTCCCTCCAGGGGACCACGCACAGCTTTCCCGGTTCTAGCGAAACGCTTACCACGCTGGGAAGAGGGGAGCGTAGTTCGCAGCGAATAGGTTCGGCTGTCCGATTGGTAATCACAATCACGCCCGGCGCCGGGGGAACCGCCGCTGGCTCTGGCGCGGAGATGTCTTGCCGCGCGGCGGTAGGTTGCCGCGGGTTGTCTGTTAGCTGTGCGGAAAGAGGTTTCTCCGCAAAAAGCCAGATACAACCCGCGAAAAGCAACATTACCTCTAGCAGCCCTCGTGCTTGCCACGGCACGGGAATGTGCTCACCACGACCAGCGTAAAAATGGCGATACGATGCGGTCATGGGTGGCACGGGGTAAATAGGACAACAAGGTGCTAGCGGACGGAGGATCTTGAAAAAGGGAAGCGCGAATCACGCTTACCATTCTTTGCTCCCCTTCTGCATCTATTTTAAACTAACAAACCCCGTCTCGCACGGGGCGGGACGGGGTTTGTTAAAATTAGGCCCAGGGTCACCCTCGGGGGAGTGAGGGAGGAGCGTTCAGATGATGAGTGACCTTGGGTCTAAAAATCCTTCTATTTTTGGCGATTCGGCCTGGTAAAAGTACCGGTGGCTCATCGCATTAAGTGCAGCCCAGGGTTGTCGGGGGAGTGAGGGAGGAGCATGAGAAATGGCAACCCTGGGCAAGTCTCTGCAAGCATCGGTCTCCTATCTAGGGAACTAACGGATAAAAACAGACACAAATTCGGTGGGGGAGGAAGGAGGCTGTTCATCCGTGGTAACATCAACCTGGTTAATCAGTTGACGCACACCAGCCACCCGGCGAAAACATTGGTTGCACAGTTGTTTTTCATAAAAGGTCAGGACTTTTCCGCTAAGCGTTACCACGCCGTTATGAACCTGGACTTGTAACGTCCGCAAACCCGGGACATGGCGACTAAACAAAAAAGCCACAATCCGTTCGGCTAATTCTCGATCCGTCACCGGCATATCAGGAGCATTCATGGCATTCAATCCCTTTCCCATTCACCATGAATTTTCCTGACAGTCTGACCATTTTAGTTGCAAACCAAGAGTTGCAACTGATATACCAGAGGCATGGGAGCCGCCCCCAATTTTTAGAAAAATATTCCGATCTTGTTAAATGATAAGCAGTTATAAAAAATTACTTTTTCCTCAGCTAGGAACGGGAACGCAATCCTGGCAAGCCATACCCAACCTCCCCTGCAATTTAAATTCGCATTCCTGCATTAATTGGTGGCAGGGAAACGCCAAATTGCCCTATGTTAAATAAATACCAAGGTTATTTTCTTTCCCAGCACGGACGATCGCGCCTAAATTGCCCATTTTGACCGCTATTCCACCAGACCCTTGCGTATCGCCCACACGGCGGCCTGGGTGCGGTCGGCAACGCCAATTTTACGCAAGAGATTCTGCACGTGCTCTTTGACCGTTTCGTAGCTGATGTTGAGGGCCCGGCCGATTTCTTTATTTGTCAGGCCAAAAGCGATTTGTTTGAGGACTTCGATCTCGCGTGAGGTAAGGGGAATATCCGCCACGGATTGAATCTGCAGGGGTGCGAGCCCGGTCCCCACTCGGCGGTAATCCTCCGCGCTCCACAGGCTATCACCAGCCGCAGCAGCCAAAATAGCCGCGATAAGGCGGGTTTTGTCCTCGGTTTTGTGGATAAAACCGCTGGCCCCCAGCGCAATCGCTCGTGCTATATAGGTGGGATTATCAAACCCCGAGTACATAAGCACAGGCAAATTGGGGTAGTCCAATTTGAGACGCGTCAGCGTGGATAGTCCATCCCCATCGGGCATGAGAATATCCATGAGCACCAAATCCGGCGTTATCGTCGCTAATTGCGCTAGGGCTGATGATCCGCTGGCGGCTTCGGCGATAATTTGAATCTCGGTGTTGGTTAACAGAGACTGCAATCCAAGGCGGACGACTTCGTGGTCATCTACGACCATAATTCGGGCAGGCATATATAAATTGGCATCCCGGCTTGGGATGAATGCTATTGGAAATTATTGACTTTTTGCCCCCAGTCAATTAACGCTCATTTCAACGTTTTTTGCACGAAATACTCGCACGCTACTTACAATGTGACAGGTTGGGGGAATTGTGGATATACTACAAATGTGGGTTGAAAAAGGCACTATTATGGGGGGTTACTTGTCGTAAATTTGATGATTTCAGCATGTTAAATTTTATTTTATGATCTTCATTAACAACATACCAAATGCACATGCTAGACATTTGCGGCAAGCCGAAGACAGTGCATAAACGGTGTCTATCTCCCCTGGTTGCTAAATTCCACACCCGCTAAAAAGCCCCCTGGATTGGGGCTAATTACGCCTCTCTGAGTCCATAATGCGCTTTTGCGGTGTCAAAATGGCAAAATCCAGGCAATGAATAAGATTTCAGGCCAGCGAAAGCGACCAAGGGTATGATTGACGGAGTCTTGGTTGATTTACGATGTCTTGGTCGGTGCCTGCATTTGTTCCAATCCCTTGCCCAGTCGCTTGCGGGCCCCCGGGGCGGTTGCTCCGGCAAGAACCGCTTGCCGCTCACCGATGTCCAATGTTAAGGATTGTTGCAAATGGCTTGCCAATTGGGGGGAAAGGTCCTCGTTTTCGTGGCGATTGCCGACTTCGGCAATTGCGTCCGAAAAACCAAGCAGTACCGCGCGGCGGACACCTTCGCGCAACCAAGCAAAAAAGCCGAGGGGAGTATTCATGATGGCACCAATCGTATTGCTAGAGTAGCAGAACGGACACAAACGGGCCAAATCTTAGTAAGTTGATTCCCGCTGGAAAAGTCCAGTTTGCGGCTGGCTATGCGGTTGCTAGCAAGCGGGCACGATGGAATATTTACCTCCCCCGCCACCACGAAAAAAATATTCGTCATTATCCCGCGTCCGTGTAACAAACGATTGCCAGTCACGCTCTGCCTATCTGAAGAGACGGTCAAAGTGACCGACTCAAACCATAAAAACTTCTTGGCTTTGGAGTTCTGCCATGAAACGTTTCGCTCAGATTTTGACAGTGTGCGTGGTCTTGACTGTATCGGCTTTGTCGTTTGCCTCTACCGCCGAAGCGGGCGGGTGGGGTGGTTACGGCGGGGGGTCTCACCAAGGTGGCGGGTGGGGCGGGGGTTATGGTGGAGGGTATGGCGGTGGGCACGGTGGCGGGTGGGGTGGAGGTTACGGTGGCGGGTGGGGTGGACATCATCCCCGTCCGTATCCGTACCCCCGGCCTTATCCCATGCCCTATCCCCAGCCCTATCCCCGGCCATTTCCGCAACCTTGCCCTAGCCCGTTTCCCTACTAGGTGACTGGCGGTACTAGGTGTCAGGCGGTTATCACGCCTTGCTTGATCGATAAAAAAAGCGGTTGCCGGGAAACTTTCCTGGCAACCGCTTTACTGTTTTTAGATTGAAAGACTGGTTGGCCGCAATGGGACTGGCCTACTGACCGCCGATACCATCGGCGGCTTTGGAGTTACATCGGGGGCTTTGCCTTTATATCGGCGACTTGGACATTATGCGGGCGGTTTACGCAATTTGATCCATTCGGTGTGAAACACCCCTTCCTTGTCCACACGATTGTAGGTGTGCGCACCAAAGTAGTCTCGCTGGGCCTGCAGCAAATTCGCCGGCAACCGCGCTTGGCGGATGCCGTCATAATAGGCCAACGCCGTAAAAAATGCCGGCATCGGTACGCCCAAGCGCGTGGCGGTGATGATCACATTGCGCCAAGCGTCCTGAGCGGCGGCGGTCGCTTGCTGAAAATACGGCGCCAGTAACAAATTCTCGAGATTGGGCTGCGCGTCAAAGGCTTCCTTGATCCGCTCTAAAAAGCGCGCCCGAATGATGCACCCTCCGCGCCACAACAGCGCGATATTACCATAATTCAGCGGCCAATCGTGTTCCTTGGCCGCCGCCTGCAACTGCACATATCCCTGGGCGTAGCTGCAAATTTTGCTGGCATAGAGCGCCTGGCGGACTTGCTCAATAAATTCCCGCCGGTCGCCAGCGTACTTTTGGCCGATCGGGCCAGAAAGCACTTTGCTGGCGTTCACCCGCGCGGCCTTTAATGCCGACAGGCAGCGGGCGTAGACGGCCTCGGTCACGAGCGTACTAGGCACGCCCAGGTCGAGAGCCAGTTGGCTCATCCATTTGCCGGTCCCCTTGGCCCCGGCGGTGTCCAGGATCAGATCGACCATGTATTCGCCGGTTTCGGGGTCCTTGACACTGAGGATATCCCGTGTGATTTCGATGAGGTAGCTATCGAGCTCCCCTTTGTTCCACTCGGCAAAGACGTCGTACAACTCGGCGTTCGATAGGCCCAGCGCGTGCTTGAGCAGGAAATACGCCTCGCAGATGAGCTGCATATCGCCGTATTCGATGCCGTTGTGGACCATTTTGACATATTGGCCCGCTCCGCGGGGACCGACCCATTCGCAGCAGGGGATGTCGTTGTTTGGCCCGACCTTGGCGGCGATGGCCTGAAAGATGGGTTTGACCAGGGGCCAGGCTGCGGGGGAACCGCCGGGCATCAGGCTGGGGCCTTTGAGCGCGCCTTCCTCGCCGCCGGATACGCCGGTGCCGATAAACAGCAGCCCCTTACCCTCGATATATTGGGTGCGGCGTTCAGTATTGGTGTAGTGCTCATTGCCGCCATCGATGATCACATCCCCCGGCTCCAAGAGGGGAATAAGCTGGTCGATGAGGTCGTCCACGGGTTTGCCAGCCTTGACCATCATCATGATCTTGCGCGGGCGGGCGACATTTTTTACCAGTTCCTCCAGTGAGTGGCAGCCGATGAACTTTTTTCCGGCGGCGCGGCCGGCGATTAGTTCATCCACGACCGAGGTGGTGCGGTTGAACACGGCGATCGTGTAGCCGCGGCTTTCGATATTGAGGGCGAGATTCTCGCCCATGACTGCCAGACCAATGAGACCAAAATCAGCGAGGGGCATGGGGGGTACCTTGTAGGAGGCGACTCTGTCGCCGGGAAAACGCGGTCATTTGCAAATTGTAGGAGGCGACTCCGTTGCCGAACCAAAACCGTCGCCAAATCAAAACACAGTCAATTCCAAATGTAGCCGAAACGAAAACTGTCCCCGAATCATAACGCTAAATCACCCAAAAAACCAACTTCGATCCAACATTTCCTTGCGGCTGAAATGTGCCGATGAATATCGCCAATCGGACGCTTGTTTGACCAATTCAGCACGAACAGGATTGCGTTCAATATATTCCGCCCGCTCGAAGATATCTTCCGCATCTCGGCAACGATGGTCAAAAAAACCATCTTGCCAGAATGAGCCAGACCGCTTGAGACATTTGTTTATGGTTAGGGTGGTATAACGAAACATCCGCTGAAGTAACTCCGACAGCGGCTCATGCGTTGTCAAGCAAAATAGCAGATGCAAATGATCCGGCATAATGCAAAAGGCGAGCAATCGCAATTCATTCTTACCACGAAGAAAGTTTATACTATCGAGAATTATCTGTGGCAATGGTTCTTGGTTAAGCACTCGTCTGCGATTTTCAACACACTTGGTAATTGAATAGGTTGCATATTTTTCCGAAATCCGGCCCTTGCGAAGATTCTTTTGATGCCAAACGGGTTCGGCGATATTAACGCAGGATTCGGCGACGGAGTCGCCTCCTACAAATGCAGATTTGGCTAATTCAATATTAATCAAATCAAGATTCATCAGCTTGTTCATGCTATCTAGGGTATTAGGTAATTCTGGAAGGGCATTCGGAGACACCTGCAATGCGATGCTGTTCGGCGACAGAGTCGCCTCCTACATCCCCACTCCCTTCCAGCTCGGCTTTTCCGGCAGATACTTATCAAACTCCGCCAATAGTCCCGTTTGATAATCACCCGCGAATGTTCCCGCAAAGAACCGGTCGATCCCTTCCTGATAAAACCGCTCCCAACTCGCTTCCTCCGCTCCCGGATTGATCGGATAAAACAGACAATTGTTCGCCTTCGCCGCGCTGTAGTCCCCCGGCGCGTCCCCGATCATCAACGTATGTTGGGCCGGGTACTTGGCCGCGTTCGCCAAGATCTCCTTTTTGCTCCCCGCCTCTTGACCGCAAATTTCCACCACATACTTGTCAATCCCGTGCTCCGACCACTCCTTCTTTAACGCCGGCGTGGGCGTGGCGGAACAAACTAGCAAATCCGCGTTTTCGGCCAGCTTGGCTAGTGATTCCCGCACGTAGGGGAACGGCGGGACATGCCGGACCATGTCATCGACGGCCTTGTTCACCGCCTCCGACCAGGCCAAGCAGGCCGTCAGGGCGGGATCGTGTGTTTCGGCGACTTTGGCCTTGAGCGCGGGGTTGCCCAGCTTGGTCTCGGTCTTGATCCAGTCACGCAGCGATTGCGGAATGTCGATCTTGGCGCCGCGGGCCAATACCTCCGGGCGTTTTTGCAGCCATTCGAGCGCTTCGACAAGCGCGGGAAAGCGGTTGATGCCGCGGCTTTTGGAGTAGAGGTTCACAAACTCCGCCGCCTCGCGGGCGTACTTGCTCACCGCCTGCAAATTGTAATGGTTGATAATGTTGGGGATGAAGCATTCCTTATGCTTCAACTCCATCGTGTCAAACGCGCAACCATCGGAGTCGATGCCAACCAGGAATGTGTGCTTGGGAGTGATGTCGTACATGGGATATCAATTAAGAATTAGGAATGAATAATTAAGAATCAATTTTTATATTATTAATTCTTAATTTGTAATTGAACTACTTCCGATCTGCCTGGGGAATGTATTTACCTAGCTTCATGCTGGCAAACTCCGGCTTCAGTCGCGTCAGCCGTTGCCGACCGCTGATCATCGGTAGCGTCAGCATGTCCTCGCCCACGAGGGGCGTGGCATATTGGACAAAATCGTCCGTCACATCGTAGCCATTCGCCGCGATCCACTGGCTGGGGAACGACCGGTCCGCCGCCGCCACCTTTTCCAGCGGCACTTTGTCGTATTTTGCGCTATAAATGTGGCCCGGCTGGCGCAGGATCGTCGCCATGTACCCCCCCGTGCCAGCCGCCGCCAAGAGGCACGCCATTTGGCCGCTCTTATAGGCTTCTTCCAAATCCACTGTGCTGGCGTAAGCCATCGAATGCCGCTGATCGGTCCCGCTGACATTCCCCCGCGCCGCCCCTTTGGCCGCCAGGCCCACCTTGTTCAGGTAGTTCACCACAATTTGCGCCACTGTCGTCTGGCTGGCGCTAAAGGACGTATGCCCAAATGAATCTTTCATCTCTCCCAGGCTGCCGACGTTGAACCCTTCGCTGATTACCACGATGCAGCGGCCATCTTTTTTTAGCTGCGAATTCACATTCTCGGCCAGTTGCTCCAGACTGCAGGGGCTTTCGGCCAGATAAATCTGTAATGGCAGTTCCCGCCCCGGATCGGCCAGTCGCGCCGCCGCCGGGATAAAGCCGATCTTGCGCCCCATCGCCTGCATGACCAACACTGGATCGGCGGGGCTGCTGCCGTTGTTTTCTTCATTGGCGTATTGCACCATGTGCAGCCAGTACTTCGCCGTGCTGCCATAACCGGGCGTATGATCGACAAGCTGGAATTCGCTATCACCCACGTCATTATCAATCGTCTTCGGAACGCCCACCGCGATCATATCCAGCCCGCGCTGCTGGGCCAGTTGGGCGATTTTGTGCGCGGTGTCCATACTGTCATTGCCACCGATGTACAGGAAATACCCGATGTCGTGCGCCTGGCAGACCTCGATTACCCGGTCAAAATCCTCGGTCTGGTTGGGCTTGAGCTTGTACCGGCACGTGCCGATGGAACCCGCGGCGGGCGTATATCGCAACAGCGCGATCTCTTCGTGGCATTGGCACGACAGATCGAGCAGTTCCTCCTTGAGCACCCCCTCGATACCATGATAACCGCCGTACACTGTCCCAATTTCCGACATCTGGCGGGCGGTTTCGATAATCCCCCGCAAGGAATTGTTAATTACCGGACTGGGGCCGCCGCTCTGGGCGACAATCATATTGCGTGGGCGTGGCATGGAAAGAAAATTCTGCTGAAATAGTGAAAGTGGGTAAGTACCGTTGCGAAATTTTCCGGGGTAAGGGCCTCTGCCCGGCCCCTGGTCATGCACCCTGGAAAAGCCCCTATCTTACAAATCGTGGGCGTGCGGGACAATTGGGGGGGAGTTGGGGGATTTTAGCGGCCAGCGTGCAATTCCGTAGGGCGGAACATGTTCCGCCGCACCTTATGGAGCACAAATGGCGGAACCACTCCGTCTTATCCCTCTCTCCCCTCTCGTCTCCTCCAAGGTGTCCTCGCCCAGGCTCGTCCCCCGCCACCCGTCCCCCGCGACCCGCGTCCCGCGTCCCGCATTCCTCCTACGTCCCCCGGGTGTGGCCGTACCATTCGATATGCATCCGGGGACAATAGTTCCACCCTCGCTGGGCACAAAGCGGTTGCAACCAGGCGGCGCGCTCGGCTAGTTCCACGGGGTTGGTCCCCTGGGGCATCAGCCACAGCTGGTCCCCGCGCACCCCTTCGGGTACTAACGCGGCCAGTTCCGCCAGTTGCGCGTCGATCTCCGCCAGGTCCTCCGGCTGGTCCACCACGTATTTCAGCTGGCACGCATATTCACGCAAAAACCGCGCCACGACCGTTGGCACCCAGCGCTCTTGTTCATGCCGCGCGTGCCAACGGCCAGCCAGGTCCGCGCTGGGGGTGGAATTTGCCAACTTGGGGCTGATGGACATCAGGTCGCACGCCACCGGCTGATACAGCGTCCCCGCCGTTTCGATCGTAAGATGCCTGCCGGCGACCCGCAGCGCAACGGTCAACGGGACCAGCTCCGCAAATAACAGCGGCTCTCCCCCGGTTAGCACCACATGCCGTTCGCCGTGGGCCAGGACCCGTTCGGTGATCTCCGGCACGCTGTGGTCGTCCCCCGTCGGTTGCCAACTGGTGAATGGCGTATCACAAAACCAGCAGCGCAAATTGCAGCCACTGGCGCGGACAAACACGCTGGGCGTGCCGGTAAGCGCCCCTTCGCCTTGTTTCGAAACATAAATCTCGGCAATGCGCATGTCTGGTCCATCCCCACCCGCTATCAACCCGGCCCCCACATAGATTATGATGATAAAAATCCAGATTTAACGATAGGAGTCAAGATTGTGACCGCTTTTCGCCAAAAACTCGAAACATTTGCCAATCAATTTCCCCAGCGGGAATACGAGATTCAAATTGTCGCGCCCGAGTTCACCAGCGTTTGCCCCCTGACCGGCCAGCCGGACTTTGGCACACTGACCATTCGCTATATTCCCGCGGCCCTGTGTGTCGAGTTAAAAAGCCTGAAAATGTATTTGCAGGCCTTTCGCAACGAGGGGATTTTTTATGAAAATGTCACCAACTCTATTTTTGACGACCTGGTCGACTGCCTGCGGCCCCGCCAACTGACCCTGATCGCCCAATTCACGCCCCGGGGGGGAATTTCCAGCACGATCACCTGCACGCACGTTGCCGCTACTCCGGCTTAACCCTGGGATCAGTTGCCATGAGTCAGCAAAATCCACGCGACGCAAATTTTGACCACGAATCGCCGTATTCGGCAGCGCCAACTTCCGCCACGGCAGCGATGGCGGGAGGGCTTCCCACGGTCCGGCTCAAACCCCGCAAATCGCGCCCCTTTTATGGGCGGCACCCCTGGGTGTTGGATTCAGCGGTGGAAAGCATCACCGGCCTGCCTGGCGACGGAGATGCCGTACAATTGCTCAACGAAAAGGGCAAGTTTATCGCGACCGGCTATTACAACAGCCAAAGCCGGATCCGGGTGCGGCTGTATTCTTGGAATCCAACGGAAGCACTGGACGAAGCGTGGTTGGCGGGAAAGATTGTCGCCGCGATAGAGTTGCGCCGCCAGTTGGGTCTGCTGGAGCCTAGTTCCGCCGCGCGGATGATCTTTAGCGAATCCGACGGCCTGAGCGGACTGATCGTGGATCGGTTGGGTGATTATTTGGCGATCCAGGTCAATGCCCTGGCCATGGCGCGGCGCTTACCGCAAATTATTCCTATTTTACAACGGGAATTGCGTCCCCATGGGATTGTGATCAAGCAAGAGCGGGGCATTGGACCATTGGAAGGAGTGCATTTGCCGCCGGAAACCCACTGGGGAGAGTTACCCGCGGCCCCCCTGACCATCACCGAACATCACATCAAATACGCGGTTGATTTGCGCACGGGACAAAAGACCGGCTTTTATATCGACCAGCGCGATAATCGCCGCGCCGCGGCCAAGTATGCCTCTGGGCGGCGGGTGTTGGATATGTTTTGTTATAGCGGCGGGTTTGGGTTGAATTGCCTGGTGCATGGAGACGCGCAATCCGTGCTGGCCGTGGACAGCAGCGCCGCCGCGCTGCACTTGGCTGGCGAAAATGCCCGGCTCAACCATACCTCCGACTGGCACAGCCAGCAGGCCGACGCATTTGACCACCTGGCCGGGTTGGCGACCGGACCAGAACGCTTTGGATTGGTGGTTTTGGACCCGCCCAAGTTCGCCAATAAACGATCCGCCGTGGACGAGGCGTTAATGGCCTATCACCGGCTGAACCGGCTAGCGGTGGAACTACTGGAGCCCCAGGGAATCCTGGTGACGTGCTGCTGCTCTGGCCATGTTCTGCGGGAAGACTTTTTACACATGCTGGGGGGAGTGGCGCAGCGGAGTGGGCGGGATTTGCAAATCCTGGAACAACGGGGGGCGGCGGCGGATCATCCGGTCAGCGCCACCTGCCTGGAAACGGAATATTTAAAGTGTGTGATCTGCCGCGTGGGATGATGCGGGAAAGTATCGTTTGCAGACCGCGACAAAACCTCCACTCCTCCAACCTCCATTTGTCCAAACTTCACACCCGCTTACTTCAAATACTTCCGCTCGTCGGGAAATTGTGTTTTCCATTGGCGCAAGGTCGCGCTTTTGATGGGCGTCTCGCGCAGATCCAGTTCGATGATCTCGGTCAGCGGAAGCAAATGCGTCCGAAAGCCCTCATCGGTGATTTTGGTCCCGCGCAGCCGCACAATTCGCAGCTTGGGCAGCTTGGCCAGAATAGCCAGTCCCGCGTCGGTGATCTGCGTGTCATTCAGGTCAATTTCGGTAAGTTCCGTCAGGTCCGCCACGTGGGCCAGGGTTTCATCCGTAACGTCGGGATTGGCCATTTGCAGAACGGTCAATTGCGGATAGTTGGCGATGTCGGCATAGGAAAAATTTTTGGCATCGGTCAGGGTCAGGTGGGTCTCGCCACGGCCGTTACGCTCATCAATGGTGACGATTGGTTGGTAATTGATGTACTGCGACAACAGATGCGCGCCGCCGTATGTTACGCCAATCAGCGTTATTGCTGTTACCAGCGTCCAGACCGGCCCCCGTACGCGCGGGTAATGGGTGGCGGCAAAAAACA from Pirellulales bacterium harbors:
- a CDS encoding matrixin family metalloprotease; this translates as MTASYRHFYAGRGEHIPVPWQARGLLEVMLLFAGCIWLFAEKPLSAQLTDNPRQPTAARQDISAPEPAAVPPAPGVIVITNRTAEPIRCELRSPLPSVVSVSLEPGKLCVVPWREGATLHGLRPVTTPFAVELYGIYAWVGTADGQTQLQQVQLPAAPQWRVPRVAAPLLARDDTPAAKPRPTSAIRVFMYVDDDERAAQPVWEKKLRQRLAAASLILEYHCGLKLELVGMGRWNSSNAVLDFERTLAEFESKVPATPAADVLIGFTSQYEITTGRIHLGGTRGALASHILLREYSKKMSEVEKLELLVHELGHFLGAAHSVEASAVMRPILADRQARAKRFQVLFDPLNTLAMNLVAAEFRAGGVRHWSQLSHAARERLVPIYAEIDRINPEDPAAREYLRSIAMPVNSTRK
- a CDS encoding BON domain-containing protein; this encodes MNAPDMPVTDRELAERIVAFLFSRHVPGLRTLQVQVHNGVVTLSGKVLTFYEKQLCNQCFRRVAGVRQLINQVDVTTDEQPPSSPTEFVSVFIR
- a CDS encoding response regulator transcription factor; the encoded protein is MPARIMVVDDHEVVRLGLQSLLTNTEIQIIAEAASGSSALAQLATITPDLVLMDILMPDGDGLSTLTRLKLDYPNLPVLMYSGFDNPTYIARAIALGASGFIHKTEDKTRLIAAILAAAAGDSLWSAEDYRRVGTGLAPLQIQSVADIPLTSREIEVLKQIAFGLTNKEIGRALNISYETVKEHVQNLLRKIGVADRTQAAVWAIRKGLVE
- the gnd gene encoding decarboxylating NADP(+)-dependent phosphogluconate dehydrogenase; amino-acid sequence: MPLADFGLIGLAVMGENLALNIESRGYTIAVFNRTTSVVDELIAGRAAGKKFIGCHSLEELVKNVARPRKIMMMVKAGKPVDDLIDQLIPLLEPGDVIIDGGNEHYTNTERRTQYIEGKGLLFIGTGVSGGEEGALKGPSLMPGGSPAAWPLVKPIFQAIAAKVGPNNDIPCCEWVGPRGAGQYVKMVHNGIEYGDMQLICEAYFLLKHALGLSNAELYDVFAEWNKGELDSYLIEITRDILSVKDPETGEYMVDLILDTAGAKGTGKWMSQLALDLGVPSTLVTEAVYARCLSALKAARVNASKVLSGPIGQKYAGDRREFIEQVRQALYASKICSYAQGYVQLQAAAKEHDWPLNYGNIALLWRGGCIIRARFLERIKEAFDAQPNLENLLLAPYFQQATAAAQDAWRNVIITATRLGVPMPAFFTALAYYDGIRQARLPANLLQAQRDYFGAHTYNRVDKEGVFHTEWIKLRKPPA
- a CDS encoding transposase, which gives rise to MNKLMNLDLINIELAKSAFVGGDSVAESCVNIAEPVWHQKNLRKGRISEKYATYSITKCVENRRRVLNQEPLPQIILDSINFLRGKNELRLLAFCIMPDHLHLLFCLTTHEPLSELLQRMFRYTTLTINKCLKRSGSFWQDGFFDHRCRDAEDIFERAEYIERNPVRAELVKQASDWRYSSAHFSRKEMLDRSWFFG
- a CDS encoding HAD hydrolase-like protein; translated protein: MYDITPKHTFLVGIDSDGCAFDTMELKHKECFIPNIINHYNLQAVSKYAREAAEFVNLYSKSRGINRFPALVEALEWLQKRPEVLARGAKIDIPQSLRDWIKTETKLGNPALKAKVAETHDPALTACLAWSEAVNKAVDDMVRHVPPFPYVRESLAKLAENADLLVCSATPTPALKKEWSEHGIDKYVVEICGQEAGSKKEILANAAKYPAQHTLMIGDAPGDYSAAKANNCLFYPINPGAEEASWERFYQEGIDRFFAGTFAGDYQTGLLAEFDKYLPEKPSWKGVGM
- a CDS encoding diphosphate--fructose-6-phosphate 1-phosphotransferase, whose translation is MPRPRNMIVAQSGGPSPVINNSLRGIIETARQMSEIGTVYGGYHGIEGVLKEELLDLSCQCHEEIALLRYTPAAGSIGTCRYKLKPNQTEDFDRVIEVCQAHDIGYFLYIGGNDSMDTAHKIAQLAQQRGLDMIAVGVPKTIDNDVGDSEFQLVDHTPGYGSTAKYWLHMVQYANEENNGSSPADPVLVMQAMGRKIGFIPAAARLADPGRELPLQIYLAESPCSLEQLAENVNSQLKKDGRCIVVISEGFNVGSLGEMKDSFGHTSFSASQTTVAQIVVNYLNKVGLAAKGAARGNVSGTDQRHSMAYASTVDLEEAYKSGQMACLLAAAGTGGYMATILRQPGHIYSAKYDKVPLEKVAAADRSFPSQWIAANGYDVTDDFVQYATPLVGEDMLTLPMISGRQRLTRLKPEFASMKLGKYIPQADRK
- a CDS encoding 7-carboxy-7-deazaguanine synthase QueE, translated to MRIAEIYVSKQGEGALTGTPSVFVRASGCNLRCWFCDTPFTSWQPTGDDHSVPEITERVLAHGERHVVLTGGEPLLFAELVPLTVALRVAGRHLTIETAGTLYQPVACDLMSISPKLANSTPSADLAGRWHARHEQERWVPTVVARFLREYACQLKYVVDQPEDLAEIDAQLAELAALVPEGVRGDQLWLMPQGTNPVELAERAAWLQPLCAQRGWNYCPRMHIEWYGHTRGT
- the queF gene encoding preQ(1) synthase; translation: MVTAFRQKLETFANQFPQREYEIQIVAPEFTSVCPLTGQPDFGTLTIRYIPAALCVELKSLKMYLQAFRNEGIFYENVTNSIFDDLVDCLRPRQLTLIAQFTPRGGISSTITCTHVAATPA
- a CDS encoding class I SAM-dependent rRNA methyltransferase, with protein sequence MSQQNPRDANFDHESPYSAAPTSATAAMAGGLPTVRLKPRKSRPFYGRHPWVLDSAVESITGLPGDGDAVQLLNEKGKFIATGYYNSQSRIRVRLYSWNPTEALDEAWLAGKIVAAIELRRQLGLLEPSSAARMIFSESDGLSGLIVDRLGDYLAIQVNALAMARRLPQIIPILQRELRPHGIVIKQERGIGPLEGVHLPPETHWGELPAAPLTITEHHIKYAVDLRTGQKTGFYIDQRDNRRAAAKYASGRRVLDMFCYSGGFGLNCLVHGDAQSVLAVDSSAAALHLAGENARLNHTSDWHSQQADAFDHLAGLATGPERFGLVVLDPPKFANKRSAVDEALMAYHRLNRLAVELLEPQGILVTCCCSGHVLREDFLHMLGGVAQRSGRDLQILEQRGAAADHPVSATCLETEYLKCVICRVG